Genomic window (Streptomyces yatensis):
CCGGGCGGCCGCCGCCTGCGTCGTCCTGGAGCCCGGCGGGAGGGGACCGCACCTGGGCGATGTGCACCGGCACACCCGGCCGGACGACATCGCCGACGCCCTCGCGCCGCCCGCCGCGCTCCGGCTCACCGCTCCCGGGGCCCCGGGAGCCGCCGGCGGCATCGACCTCACCGCCCATCTGGGCGAGGTCTACGGAGCGCTCGGCGTGGTCCAACTGGCCGTGGCCGCCGCCTGGCTGGGCTCCGGGCAGCCGTCCGGGCCGGGCGGCGCGCTGATCACCTGCGGTGACGGCGAGGACGGCTACGCCTCGGTGCGGCTCGACCCGGCGGTCGTCCCCGCCCGAGCGGGAGGCGGCTGACATGGCGGAGCCGAACGGGGCGCGCCCGGCGCCCCCGCCCGGCTGGTGGACGGCGGTGGCCGAGGCCCGCGGGGCGCGGGAGCGGCTGGCCGTGCTGGGGACACCATCCCCGGCACGGCACCCCGGCCCTCCCGTGGTGGCCGTGGTCCACGGTCTCGAAGGCGGGTGGGCCGGATGGCGGCCGCTGGCCGGAGAGCTGGCGGGCCGCTGCCGTACCTACGCGCTCGACCTGCCGTGGCGCGCGGGCAACCGCTACCGCTGGCGGCACCACGGCACTCCCGCGCACTGGCTGCGCGAGGCGCTCGCCCTGGTCCCCGAGCCCGTGGACATCCTGATCGGCCACTCCTTCGGAGCCAACGCCGTCCTGGAACACCTGGCCGACCGGGACGGCGCGCCCCAGCCGCGCGCCGCGGTGCTCCTCGCCCCGTTCTTCCGCCCCGAATCCCTCCGGGTGGACTGGCCCCTGCACGACGCCGCGCTGGCGGGCTTCCGGCAGATCATCGCCGACGGCGTACGCGTCGGACTGGGGAGGCGAGCCGCGGACCTGGACCCCGAGGTGCTC
Coding sequences:
- a CDS encoding alpha/beta fold hydrolase, translated to MAEPNGARPAPPPGWWTAVAEARGARERLAVLGTPSPARHPGPPVVAVVHGLEGGWAGWRPLAGELAGRCRTYALDLPWRAGNRYRWRHHGTPAHWLREALALVPEPVDILIGHSFGANAVLEHLADRDGAPQPRAAVLLAPFFRPESLRVDWPLHDAALAGFRQIIADGVRVGLGRRAADLDPEVLAAMADTTLERIGPVGFLTLFLQFTGTTELDLGAITVPTLVLAGHGDASLSEDRAAALAAAMPAATVRRRPGYTHFCHAEQPGDVGADITGFLDDLTALPAATHLATTLLTTKE